The following DNA comes from Rosa rugosa chromosome 5, drRosRugo1.1, whole genome shotgun sequence.
AAGTTTCTGACGTTACTACCTTCCGAAATCGCCATCCCAATCCCAGTCCTTCCATCTTCTCCAACACCCACATAATACAATCTCCACATGTCTACGTTCCCTTCCATATGCACCAGACTCGGGGATCCCACTCCTCTGTTGTCCCATCCGTCTTCTTCTGATGGGCTGAGAACTGACCAGTCTTGGACTCTGGTCCAGTCCTTCAGCCCATCGGGGGATACAGCCAGACCAATACTCATCTTCCCATCCGCGCTCACACCCTCATACGCCATTAAGTAGTTCCCTTCCTTCCTGTTCCTAACCACACAAGCATTTTTCACCCCAAGCTCGTCAAATGACCCTTTTGCCCCTCCCCCAATGATTTTCCCCAACTTCACCCACCTTATTCCGTCCCTGGATCTCGCCATCCCAATGCCAAAGTGACCGTTTTCTGCATCAAACGAATGATAATACATTCTCATGTCATCGCCACCGTGCACAACCACTTGAGGTTTTGCAATGAACAAAGAATCCCACTCATTTTTGGACCCTACGTCGAGCAAGGCACCACTATGACAATCCCCTTCAATCCTGGCCCAGTTTCGCCCGTCCTGGCTGCAAGCCAGTCCGGGCAGAGACTTAAACGAGTCCACTGAACATTGACCAACCGGATAGTTACTACAGTCCACCTTTTCGGAACTGTACCCGGTGTAGTAAAGCCAGTACACTGCGCTGTACATTGGACTCGACATGATGACCATCTCGGAAGGCTTAATGCTCGTTGTGTCGAACGCCCACCAATTGTCCGAGCAGCTCATGACCAAACCCTCGTCCTCACCACAAGACATGACGTGTTCGGCTCCTCTCGCCCAATGAATCCCATTACTCGAAACCGCGAGGCCGATGGAGTCGGAACTGTTGTTCGGATCGGACGACCTACCGTGGTACCACATGTACCACCGCTCTTCATTGTCGCCGATGAACCTTTTGACCACGGGAGATCCGATTTCGGAACTGTCCCACGAGGTTTTCTGACCCACATCAAAGACCAGACCCGTTGACCATGTAGATGTGAGAGTTTGGTTGGGCGGAGAAGTCGTCAGATGTTGTGCTGGGGAACTCGACTCGAGCCCGATGGACTTGTTTGTGTTGGTTGCGTTGTTGCTGTCGATTCCTGGCTTTGCAGAGCATCTTGTAAATGAACGACTTCTAAATTGTTGGGTGTGGAAAGATCTGTTGGCGGTGTAAAGAGAGAGTGTTTGGGGTCCGATAGTAGGCAATACCACAATTTTAGGGGTTGTAGAAGAAGGCGTAAATGAGTGAATCGTTTTGATCGTTGAGgctgctgctgttgctgttATTGCGTCCATCGCTGGACTACAACAgtttacagagagagagaagagaagggaAATGGGGTTGGTATTTGCAATGGTAGAGCGACTGGAATAATTAAAATGGTGACATTTGTGTGGGGTTTTATAGGAGCCAGTGAGTTTACGAGTGGGAGATGTTAGAATTCGACCCATTCTCtgtatttattttccttttttttttttcttttctaaaaagCTTTGTATATTTGTGAATTCAATCTTCGAAGCACATGCATGAACCTAATTACTCTTAATCTCTATGTAATTTTAACTGACGATCGAGATTGATTAAATACATTCTTGTTACCGTTTTTTGACCTAGAAGTTTAAGTATGCTGCGAATTACAGCGACTTGAAGATCAGTTATTTGAAGCAATGCAGTTCCAAAATGCTGGAGGGTAATTTTGAAAGGCAGAAATGGGGTTGCATATTAATCACTTCTTATTATAGTACTTGCTTTTTAAAATGGGATTTTTTTATTCCTCGCTAACTACTTTTCTCCTCCATTAGGGATTGATGGTGATGTATTTGAGAGCTTCTTCTACCTGTCAACTGCTGAAGGTAAGACAGAAAGTTCCAGTTGACTAGCTCCTTCGCTCAGATCGAtttttttctaatttatttttaaaCAGTTGGCATATTGATCGATGAGAGTTGATTCATCAATCTGTGCATGTTACTACTTATAAAACTTGCTCTGGGTTGGACTGGCGGAACATGCATGATTCACATGTTAGAAATATATGCCTGTAGATCCTGTAAGATTCTNNNNNNNNNNNNNNNNNNNNNNNNNNNNNNNNNNNNNNNNNNNNNNNNNNNNNNNNNNNNNNNNNNNNNNNNNNNNNNNNNNNNNNNNNNNNNNNNNNNNNNNNNNNNNNNNNNNNNNNNNNNNNNNNNNNNNNNNNNNNNNNNNNNNNNNNNNNNNNNNNNNNNNNNNNNNNNNNNNNNNNNNNNNNNNNNNNNNNNNNCTGTTAAAATtagaataacagggactgaactgtcgacgcaccaaaagttaaaggggggaccagtaatttcccctttttttattaaagaaacaaaaccaaaagagcTTGGACCCCAATTCTTTCcatagaaaataaaatgaaaaatcgAAAACTATTAATTTCTATAGAAAAGTAACTTACAATAGAAGAATGAAGACCAACTCCATAATTAGCTAACATAGGAGCACGGtcccgttcccctggtcagcagctgacctgCAGGGATTATTTGCTCAACTACCGTCcaatttcaatcggacggttgataTGTATCATCTCTGAAAAATCTAAATacatgtcaaccgtccgattgaaatcggacggtagtTGAGCAATAATCCctgtcagctgctgaccaggggaacatctcTGCATACGAGCATATCCTTGACTCTTCGTTATAGGTAGCTATTTCCAATTATagtttttgaacaaaaaatGTTTTCCATACTTTCCCAGTTTCCCAGTTCATTGGCCCCATTTGCAATGGGTTCTGCTTTTCTTAGCCTTATCAGAATTAAATCATAATCAAGTAGGCTATTCTGTCAAGAGCCCACATTTAGAAACCATATTCCTGATGGACCAATCTAAAATTTGGGTTATAACAATATTTCTTGTTAGCAATGCTTACATCCTAGTTTAGTTAAATTGAATTTCAATGTTCTGTCAAGGAAGATAGTAATGCTTGGAGGTTTGTGATTACATATAGGACCGATATTGAGAATTCGGAAGCTCAAAACAAACTAATTCACAGGACGCGGGAGTCATAACCTTTTAATATGTTTAACTATTTAATTTATAACTAaggaagataaaaaaaatattacttaGAATAAGAAGTCACAGCATAAGATCAAATTAATGAGTTAATCAATACCctacaaaagaaagaaaaaaaacaccaaTATCCCGAATAAATATATAAGGAGCCCAtctaatgaggactagttgatgattttctaatcaacggtttggCAGGCCAACTTTTCAATTACATTATAGTAAATCAACTGTTAGATgttttatgtatgcatgagtagatcacttctgaaaattttcttccaacttgctaatcgttaaggtaccgaactagatcaaatatatggacgaaccaaatctatcaaacatgaaccgttcatgttcataactaaGAAATCACGATTACGAATGCCTTCACGATTATCAATTGGTTGGAAAATTGCATAATGATTTACACATAAATATTTGCAGAAATGTGATCGACAAGTGAGCAAACATATTCCAAAGTAACACTGAAATACGACTCGTCTAATACTTTTATATGCGAAGGAGTCGAAGGTGCTTATTAAACTTCCATaatcaataaataaattaaagcaaaacaaaatCTTTCTTATCATAATGACttgatttattcaaaaaaaaaaaaaaagacttgataaagaaataaattgattaaGACGAAAAATTATGTAACTCAACAAATACACACTACAATATATCaaaactaaggggggtgtattcaattcagatttaaaaatattttgtttgagtttttataatctatggatttacttaatccacggattgtttaaattctatatggactctgattgattctaatggattggTTTActggtatttgtttagattgtacaagtccttatgatgtttttggtatgttggtaaaataatattttacgttagtaaaaaagaaaaatgaggcGCATCGATCCTCTTCCAGCTTTTATCAAACCCTAGCCGCCATGGCTGGGGATCTAAGCAACGCTAGTCGGTGCAAACAAAAAGTAGAGTCTCTATCTCTGCTTTTCACTGTCTTCTCAGAGTATTCCAACCTCGACTTCATTCGATGGGCTCtcaatcaatctctctctctctacattctCTAGAAAGAAGGATGGATTTGCAGGTGACAGAGTTTTGCGATGGAGGCTGGTAGTCGGGGAAACCTCCGTCCAGGATCTAGGTCGAATCCGACCAAGCAGAGCACGACTCAAGGCTGGTGAGGATCTAGAATTGCTGCCGTGGATGAAGTTTAATTGGGCGATAGTGAATGATCTACCAGTGGTCCGATCACGGCAGGGGAAATAGTCCTGTTCTCAGTGGGCAACGGTGAAGGAATGTCCTATACGAAGTTTTGTACTCCACGAAGGGATGGCCAGAGCTTTTCGAAGACTCCAACCTGCAAGAGAGCCCCTTCGCCTGAAGAGTGAGAGATTTGATGAACGACGTCCTAAGCATGCGACGGCGGCGACGATCGGTGTAGGAGAAGGTGGACTCAATTGcggttgggtgcccaaatcactTGTATGGCCCAAGTTGATTGGGCTTTGGGTGCCCAAAACAAATAAGAATACCTTTTGGACTTGGACCTTTTTGTGGACCAAACTGTTGGGATCTAATTCTATGGGGTTTtgtatttgggatccaggagggtGGTCCCGgccaaacctcctagccctagtttGGATGGCAATGAGAGAATTTAGTTTTGTATTGAACTATGCCTATTTACTGTGTCCTAGTTttgtcatagttataggcttgcgtataataagtgagcattggttgtctaatgggtggtgctagcataccacgtccttaGCTTGCCGtagagttggcaagggaaggtatgtatccgtgccattctggcttgatgaatggaattgattattttgattaaaaaaaatgatgtttttggtaggttaattttttttaatttatttttctttaaaagcaatggatgtatagatccaactataatgctatatcagtgacaaaaaagtgtgtgtgtgtgtgtgtgtatatatatatatggcaatctaccattctttatgttgtgtataatgatatatgaataataagagaaaactaatcaaccaaaatgttacacaaaaaataaagtagtaaactaatgacataatttatttcatatctaatttaattacaaaagaaacatgtgtgtatgtaacggcatattctggctttagatgaatatatgtatatatatcggcACCCGGCTTCgggtttaattaaaaaaaaaaagaaacatgtgtgtatctATCATtttaacaataccattgaaaatgagcttaattagctagaaggattaaggcttccagagctatagtgataaaaataaaaaaattattagatgagagtagaggcagaggaggatagtgggaagataggtctaagacaaaatggatgagtgtcacctattaagagctgcttcttcttcttgttttttt
Coding sequences within:
- the LOC133709281 gene encoding uncharacterized protein LOC133709281, which codes for MDAITATAAASTIKTIHSFTPSSTTPKIVVLPTIGPQTLSLYTANRSFHTQQFRSRSFTRCSAKPGIDSNNATNTNKSIGLESSSPAQHLTTSPPNQTLTSTWSTGLVFDVGQKTSWDSSEIGSPVVKRFIGDNEERWYMWYHGRSSDPNNSSDSIGLAVSSNGIHWARGAEHVMSCGEDEGLVMSCSDNWWAFDTTSIKPSEMVIMSSPMYSAVYWLYYTGYSSEKVDCSNYPVGQCSVDSFKSLPGLACSQDGRNWARIEGDCHSGALLDVGSKNEWDSLFIAKPQVVVHGGDDMRMYYHSFDAENGHFGIGMARSRDGIRWVKLGKIIGGGAKGSFDELGVKNACVVRNRKEGNYLMAYEGVSADGKMSIGLAVSPDGLKDWTRVQDWSVLSPSEEDGWDNRGVGSPSLVHMEGNVDMWRLYYVGVGEDGRTGIGMAISEGSNVRNFRRWAGFQS